GCCGCCGCTGCTGGAGGGATTTTTCTTGTTAGCAAACTTTTTGCCGCCATTTGTGATCCAATTGTAGGCTCTTCTATTGATTATCGGAGAAATATTGGTGAAAGAGGGAAGTTTCGACCATATCTTCTATTTGGCAGCATTATTTTAGCCATTTTAACTGTTTTGACCTTTATTTCACCGAATATTTCCTCAACAGGAAAGCTCGTTTATGCATATGCTTCTTATATGATTTGGGGGATTGGCTATTCCTTTGTTAATATCCCTTATGGTTCACTTGGGGCGGCAATGACACAAAACGCTGCTGATCGAACATCTCTTGCTGCTTTCAGACAAACAGGTTCTCTTGGAGCACTTTTTATCACAAGCATTGCTGTTGTTCCTCTTATTCTGTTGTTTCCGAATGAAAAGATTGGTTACCCCATTGTAATGGGGATAATGTCTCTTGTTGGCGTGTTGGGGTTTTATATATGCTATCGTAACTGCCAAGAACGCATTGTTATAAAAGAAGGTCCAAAGGAAAAACTTTCGTTCATGTCTATCATCAGAACTTTTGCTTCAAATAAGCCACTTTTAACACTTGTACTTATGACGGTTTTTACAATATCTGCCTACAACATTAAATCAGCGATGCTGATCTATTTTGCTCAATATAATCTCGGAAATGTTCAGCTTATGGCTTATATGAATTTTATTATTATTGGTTCCTCTTTTCTAGGGGTTATCATGCTTCCGAAGCTTGTGAAGCGCTTTGGTAAGAAAAAAACGGCAATGATTGGGCTCGCTATAAGTATCATAGCAGATACAGCAAACTTTTTTATGCCTTCAAATGTTGTGCTGTTCACTGTTTTAGCTAGTATTGCTTTTATTGGTATTAGCATTCCAAACGGAATTACATGGGCACTTGTTTCAGACATTATTGATTATGGAGAATGGAAAACAGGAGAAAGGAAAGAAGGCACAACATATGCTCTCTTTAACTTTTCGAGAAAACTCGCTCAATCTCTGTCAGGCTTTCTCTCGGGAGTTGGACTTGGTATTATTGGATACATTCCAAATGTTACACAAGCATCAAGCACGCTTTTAGGTATAAAAGGTCTGTTGCTTCTCTATCCTGCTGTTGCTTTGGGGATTGCAATGCTTGTAATTGGCTTGCTTTATAAATTGACGGATGAAAAGCACGAAGAGATGGTGAAAGATCTTCAAGCTCGAATTTAGAAAATCCTCATCTTTAGCCGATAACTGCTTATTATTCGAGAGTTTTTGTGATATTCTTATACTGAAAATACAGGGTAACTCACTAAAGGTAGGTAAATGAAATGAGTGTTACAATTAAGGATATTGCAAAGCTAGCTAATGTATCACATACGACAGTTTCAAGGGCTTTGAACAATAGCCCACTTATAAAAGAAAAAACAAAAAAGAAAATTTTAGAGATCGCAAATCAGCTTAACTATATTCCAGACTATCACGCCAAAAATTTAGTGATGCAAAAATCACATACAATTGGTTTGTTTTTTACAAGTATGGGAACAGGAACATCACCAAGCTTTCTCGTTGATACAATTCGAGGAGTGAACAAAATTATTGATGTTCAGTACAACTTGTTTGTGCGAGGAATTGATGACTATGACGACTTTTCTTATATAAATAATAAGCGCTTTGATGGGATTATCCTAATGAGTCAAAGTGATCGTGATAATATGTTTATTTACAATATTATCGAAAAGCAAATTCCGCTTGTTGTACTCAATAGGCAAGTGGACGATGACTCTGTTATGAATATCTTGTCTAATGATAAAGAAGGTGCTTATGAAGCTGGAGAATACTTCATTTCTTCAGGTCATAAAGATCTCGCTATTATTGAAGGAATTCAAGGATTCAAATCAACGCAGCAGCGAAGAGATGGCTTCTTACAATCGTTAATAGACAATGGAATTACAATCCGTCAAGAATATATTGTGCAAGGAAATTATGATATGCAAAGCGGATATGAAGCAATGTGTAAGCTACTTGATTTACCAAATCGGCCAACAGCTGTTTTTTGCTCAAATGATGATATGGCGATTGGAGCACTTAAGGCTGTTTTTGAGCGAAACTTAAGCGTACCTCATGACATTTCTGTGATTGGCTTTGATGATATTGAATCTGCAAAGTATACAAATCCATCTTTAACAACGGTAAAAAGACCCATTGAAAAAATTAGTATGGCAGGCGTTGAGGCCATTTTATCGCTTATTAATGGGAAAGAAAATCTTCAAAAAAAGACGTTTATTAATACGGAATTAATTCGCCGCAAATCTGTGAAAAGCTTATGAGTATAGAGCCGGTTATAGGAATAGCCGGCTTCTGATTGTTAACGTGTGCAAATAAGGGGGAATAAATATGAAATTAAGCCGTAAAAGTGAAGAATCTCATTCTGTTCAAACAGAGAATGTGCTTCAATTTGGAGAAGGCGTTTTTCTCCGTGGCTTTGTTGATTGGCAAATTCAGAAAATGAATGAGAAAGGCCACTTTAATGGGGGGGTTGTAGCTGTAAATCCTCGCAGAACAGGAAATGCGCCAAAATTAAATGAGCAAAATGGATTGTTTACGGTTTCTTTACAAGGACTACAACATGGTGAAATAGTTAAAACCTCCTCCGTTGTAAGCTGTGTGCAAAGAGGAGTTCATCCGTATAAACAGTATGATGAATATATAAAAATAGCAGAAAATGAAAATCTGCGTTTCGTTATTTCCAATACAACAGAAGCAGGTATTGCGTTTCGAGAAGAAGATAAACTTGAAGATCGACCACAGGAAAGTTTCCCAGGCAAAGTAGCAGCTTTCTTGTATCATAGATACCAATTTTTTGAAGGAGATGAAACAAAAGGTCTTATTTTCTTACCTTGCGAGCTGCTTGATCAAAACGGAGAAAAATTGAAAGCACTCCTGCTTCGCTACGCTGAAAAGTGGAATCTCGAGAAAGAATTTAGCACATGGATTCAGGTTGCCAACACCTTTTGTTCAACGCTTGTTGAT
The sequence above is a segment of the Priestia filamentosa genome. Coding sequences within it:
- a CDS encoding LacI family DNA-binding transcriptional regulator, whose protein sequence is MSVTIKDIAKLANVSHTTVSRALNNSPLIKEKTKKKILEIANQLNYIPDYHAKNLVMQKSHTIGLFFTSMGTGTSPSFLVDTIRGVNKIIDVQYNLFVRGIDDYDDFSYINNKRFDGIILMSQSDRDNMFIYNIIEKQIPLVVLNRQVDDDSVMNILSNDKEGAYEAGEYFISSGHKDLAIIEGIQGFKSTQQRRDGFLQSLIDNGITIRQEYIVQGNYDMQSGYEAMCKLLDLPNRPTAVFCSNDDMAIGALKAVFERNLSVPHDISVIGFDDIESAKYTNPSLTTVKRPIEKISMAGVEAILSLINGKENLQKKTFINTELIRRKSVKSL
- a CDS encoding glycoside-pentoside-hexuronide (GPH):cation symporter, producing the protein MSVVKTEGKVEVKVEGLSIKEKVSYGMGDFGNGFMFDLGQLYLLKFFTDVAGIPAAAAGGIFLVSKLFAAICDPIVGSSIDYRRNIGERGKFRPYLLFGSIILAILTVLTFISPNISSTGKLVYAYASYMIWGIGYSFVNIPYGSLGAAMTQNAADRTSLAAFRQTGSLGALFITSIAVVPLILLFPNEKIGYPIVMGIMSLVGVLGFYICYRNCQERIVIKEGPKEKLSFMSIIRTFASNKPLLTLVLMTVFTISAYNIKSAMLIYFAQYNLGNVQLMAYMNFIIIGSSFLGVIMLPKLVKRFGKKKTAMIGLAISIIADTANFFMPSNVVLFTVLASIAFIGISIPNGITWALVSDIIDYGEWKTGERKEGTTYALFNFSRKLAQSLSGFLSGVGLGIIGYIPNVTQASSTLLGIKGLLLLYPAVALGIAMLVIGLLYKLTDEKHEEMVKDLQARI